A window from Pyrococcus yayanosii CH1 encodes these proteins:
- a CDS encoding phosphoadenosine phosphosulfate reductase domain-containing protein, translating into MFNIIVRARKDAKAVQYVNERNYGGYLRVSSLGGGRKFEEVKDGLQDALENPYVPIFLFGEKEKELAQRISEEIKGPFFVRVLRTKRVRNMRVDELYGNIEDIKARFRLGVAWSEERRAYILDPSNPLGLEINPDYDTYLAVGEGFRRHMKELLGVEMGDVSLVLRKLMNQEVYYSGPNKIAEVSKVIGRSTEVLWRILASEEVSLDETIEGNKEYIEAFERASAAFLKGFEGDIIVPWSGGKDSTAALILASKVFKNVTAVYVRMEYEMPLTDEYVERTAKKLGVDLIKVEVPMPLERYGLPTHTNRWCTGMKVEALYDVVKDFENPILVVGDRDGESMRRRLKPPVVERKTPFGPITEVMPIKFWSGMMVQLYILMNGLDLHPLYYEGFYRLGCTVCPSLADWEIRLLSELGHLPEIMKKRINGAS; encoded by the coding sequence ATGTTCAACATTATCGTGAGGGCGAGAAAGGACGCGAAGGCCGTCCAATACGTAAATGAGAGGAACTATGGTGGTTATCTGAGGGTTTCGAGTCTCGGAGGGGGCAGAAAGTTCGAGGAAGTCAAGGATGGCCTTCAGGATGCCCTCGAGAACCCCTACGTCCCAATTTTTCTCTTCGGGGAGAAGGAGAAGGAGCTAGCTCAAAGGATCAGCGAGGAAATTAAGGGTCCATTTTTCGTGAGAGTACTCAGGACGAAGCGCGTGAGGAACATGCGCGTTGACGAGCTTTACGGGAACATAGAGGATATAAAGGCGAGGTTCAGACTGGGGGTCGCATGGTCCGAGGAGAGAAGGGCCTATATCCTCGATCCTTCAAATCCTCTTGGCCTTGAGATAAACCCAGACTACGATACTTACCTCGCGGTCGGAGAGGGCTTCAGGAGGCACATGAAAGAGTTGTTAGGTGTAGAAATGGGAGACGTCTCCCTCGTTCTGAGGAAGCTCATGAACCAGGAAGTCTACTATTCGGGACCAAATAAGATCGCGGAGGTTAGCAAGGTAATCGGAAGGTCCACGGAGGTTCTCTGGAGGATTCTGGCTAGCGAGGAAGTTTCCCTCGATGAAACGATAGAGGGAAACAAGGAGTATATAGAGGCATTCGAAAGGGCCAGCGCCGCCTTCCTGAAAGGCTTCGAAGGAGACATCATCGTTCCGTGGAGTGGTGGCAAGGATTCAACAGCTGCCCTCATACTCGCGAGTAAGGTATTCAAGAATGTCACCGCCGTCTACGTGCGCATGGAATACGAGATGCCATTGACGGATGAATACGTAGAGAGAACAGCCAAAAAGCTGGGAGTCGACCTGATAAAGGTGGAGGTCCCAATGCCCCTCGAGAGATATGGCCTACCCACCCACACCAACAGATGGTGCACAGGGATGAAGGTTGAGGCCCTCTATGACGTCGTGAAGGACTTCGAGAACCCAATCCTTGTCGTCGGGGACAGGGACGGAGAGAGCATGAGGAGAAGGCTGAAGCCGCCCGTCGTCGAGAGAAAAACTCCCTTTGGACCAATCACGGAAGTGATGCCCATAAAGTTCTGGAGCGGCATGATGGTCCAGCTATACATCCTAATGAACGGTCTCGACCTACACCCCCTCTACTACGAGGGATTCTATAGGCTCGGATGCACCGTCTGTCCGAGTTTGGCTGATTGGGAGATAAGACTCCTGAGCGAGCTGGGACACCTGCCCGAAATAATGAAGAAAAGGATTAACGGCGCCTCCTGA
- a CDS encoding hydrogenase large subunit, whose amino-acid sequence MKKVEYWVKIPFGPIHPGLEEPEKFILTLDGESIVNVDVKLGYNLRGIQWIAMRRNYVQIMYLAERICGICSFSHNHTYVRAVEEMAGIEVPERAEYIRVIIGELERIHSHLLNLGVIGHDIGYDTVLHLTWLAREKVMDVLEAISGNRVNYSMITIGGVRRDINEKRKRLILEMIEYYKKIMPQIEDIFLHDSTIEARLRDVATAPKKLALEMGAVGPTGRGSGIKEDARWSEGLGVYPDLGVKPILPQDVTGEKARGDVYDRVAVRIGELWQSLELIERALDQMPEGKIKTFPKDNVLLAKLKVMADGEGIGRYEAPRGELVHYVRGQKGKDGPLRWKMREPTFPNLFTIAKALEGNQLADVVVAIASIDPCLSCTDRVAVVKDGKRTILTEKDLLKLSIEKTREINPNIRGDPTPAGLGCLRGGLL is encoded by the coding sequence ATGAAGAAGGTTGAATACTGGGTCAAGATACCCTTTGGCCCAATTCATCCAGGGCTTGAGGAGCCCGAGAAGTTCATCCTCACGCTCGACGGTGAGAGCATAGTTAACGTTGACGTCAAGCTCGGCTACAATTTGAGGGGCATCCAGTGGATAGCCATGAGGAGGAACTACGTCCAGATAATGTATTTGGCGGAAAGGATATGCGGCATCTGCTCCTTCTCCCACAACCACACCTACGTCAGGGCCGTCGAGGAGATGGCGGGTATTGAAGTGCCCGAGAGGGCCGAGTATATAAGGGTTATTATCGGCGAGCTCGAGAGGATTCATTCCCACCTCCTCAACCTCGGTGTCATCGGGCACGACATAGGTTACGATACCGTTCTGCACCTAACATGGCTAGCCCGTGAGAAGGTCATGGACGTCCTTGAAGCCATCAGCGGTAACCGCGTCAACTACTCCATGATAACCATAGGTGGCGTTAGAAGGGACATCAACGAGAAGAGGAAGAGGCTGATCCTCGAAATGATAGAGTACTACAAGAAGATTATGCCCCAGATAGAGGACATCTTCCTCCACGACTCCACGATAGAGGCAAGGCTTAGAGATGTCGCCACGGCCCCCAAAAAGCTTGCCTTGGAGATGGGTGCCGTGGGACCGACGGGAAGGGGAAGCGGCATCAAAGAAGATGCCAGGTGGAGCGAGGGACTCGGCGTTTATCCGGATCTCGGGGTAAAGCCCATCCTCCCGCAAGACGTCACTGGGGAGAAGGCAAGGGGAGACGTTTACGACAGGGTCGCCGTGAGAATTGGAGAGCTCTGGCAGAGCCTTGAGCTTATAGAGAGAGCGCTCGATCAGATGCCCGAGGGCAAGATAAAGACCTTCCCCAAGGACAACGTCCTCCTCGCAAAGCTCAAAGTTATGGCTGATGGAGAGGGAATAGGAAGGTACGAGGCCCCGAGAGGCGAGCTCGTTCACTACGTCCGCGGTCAGAAAGGCAAAGACGGGCCTCTGCGCTGGAAGATGAGAGAGCCCACATTTCCAAATCTATTCACCATAGCGAAAGCACTTGAGGGCAATCAGCTCGCCGACGTTGTCGTTGCAATAGCCTCGATAGACCCATGCCTGAGCTGTACCGACAGGGTCGCGGTAGTCAAGGATGGAAAGAGAACCATCCTCACGGAGAAGGACCTTCTTAAGCTCTCGATTGAGAAAACGAGGGAAATAAATCCCAATATCAGGGGCGATCCAACGCCCGCTGGACTGGGCTGTTTGAGGGGTGGTCTGCTATGA
- a CDS encoding respiratory chain complex I subunit 1 family protein: protein MIWELLALLGIYAYVSIASLLYAGIDRKLVARMQRRIGPPILQPFYDFLKLASKETIVPNTANFMFKASPILMLATTIALLAYTPIGFKPLFATKGDIIVFIYLLTLADFFLVLGAISSGNPYAKVGASREIALLASREPAMMLGVFTVMWALSKHGVEKPFSLANLYEHNIWEFGPMAWVGGAVLIYVFMTWLASEVEAGFFNVPEAEQEIAEGPLVEYSGRYLAIIKLAESLKEFIAASLVVAILFPWGIEMPGLEGYVVNLLIHTAKVFAVLFVAKTVFRAVTGRLRVTEAVNLLWTRVFSASLVASLIIAMGVVM, encoded by the coding sequence ATGATTTGGGAGCTCCTCGCCCTCCTCGGCATCTACGCCTATGTCTCGATAGCATCGCTCCTCTATGCGGGAATAGACAGGAAGCTCGTCGCGAGGATGCAACGCAGGATAGGGCCGCCGATCTTGCAGCCATTCTACGACTTCCTGAAACTTGCCAGTAAAGAAACGATAGTGCCTAATACTGCCAATTTCATGTTCAAGGCTAGCCCAATCCTCATGCTTGCAACTACCATAGCACTCTTGGCCTATACACCCATCGGCTTTAAGCCGCTCTTCGCTACCAAGGGCGACATAATAGTCTTCATATACCTCCTCACGCTAGCTGACTTCTTCCTCGTGCTTGGTGCCATAAGCTCGGGCAACCCCTACGCGAAGGTAGGGGCGAGCAGGGAGATCGCACTACTTGCATCAAGGGAGCCCGCGATGATGCTTGGAGTCTTCACGGTGATGTGGGCCCTCTCAAAGCACGGCGTCGAGAAGCCCTTCAGCCTCGCCAACCTCTACGAGCACAATATCTGGGAGTTTGGCCCGATGGCATGGGTTGGGGGTGCTGTACTCATCTACGTCTTCATGACTTGGCTGGCGAGTGAGGTGGAGGCGGGGTTCTTTAACGTGCCTGAGGCTGAACAGGAGATTGCCGAGGGACCCCTCGTGGAATACAGCGGTCGCTACCTTGCCATAATAAAGCTTGCCGAGTCCCTGAAAGAGTTCATAGCCGCTTCACTCGTCGTGGCCATACTCTTCCCATGGGGAATTGAGATGCCAGGCCTTGAGGGCTACGTGGTCAACCTTCTTATACACACCGCCAAGGTCTTCGCGGTGCTCTTCGTCGCCAAGACGGTCTTCAGGGCCGTTACAGGTAGGCTTAGGGTCACAGAGGCCGTCAACCTGCTCTGGACGAGGGTATTCAGTGCCAGCCTTGTGGCCAGCCTGATAATAGCCATGGGGGTGGTTATGTGA
- a CDS encoding NADH-quinone oxidoreductase subunit K, with the protein MIALQYLTAFIMVALGIYAFLYKRNLIKLILALNLIDSGIHLLLISEGYRMENGIPPTAPVYTGYEGGAMVAPIPQALVLTSIVIGVCVLSLAVAMTVNAYRHYGTLDVTKIRRLRG; encoded by the coding sequence GTGATAGCCCTCCAGTACCTCACGGCCTTTATAATGGTAGCTCTCGGGATATACGCTTTCCTGTACAAGCGCAACCTCATCAAGCTGATACTCGCCCTGAACCTAATCGACTCTGGAATACACCTGCTCCTCATAAGTGAAGGCTACAGGATGGAGAACGGTATTCCCCCGACGGCCCCCGTCTACACTGGCTATGAGGGTGGCGCGATGGTAGCTCCGATTCCCCAAGCCCTTGTCCTGACGAGCATAGTCATCGGCGTTTGTGTGCTTTCCCTCGCGGTGGCCATGACGGTAAACGCCTACCGTCACTATGGAACCCTTGACGTAACGAAGATCAGGAGGTTGAGGGGATGA
- a CDS encoding DUF4040 domain-containing protein: MNPATLDMVIQAMILVGIIVSSVLIINLRDLLSAALASAAMSLLLSLEFYMLHAPDVAIAEAAVGAGVVTAIVVYAIAKTERWEREAP, from the coding sequence ATGAACCCCGCAACCCTTGATATGGTAATCCAAGCGATGATACTGGTGGGCATCATAGTGAGCTCCGTCCTTATCATCAACCTCAGGGACCTTCTTTCGGCCGCCCTCGCCTCGGCTGCCATGAGCCTACTCCTCAGTCTCGAGTTTTATATGCTCCACGCCCCCGACGTGGCTATAGCTGAAGCCGCCGTTGGTGCAGGCGTCGTTACCGCAATTGTTGTTTATGCGATAGCCAAGACGGAGAGATGGGAGCGTGAGGCCCCATGA
- a CDS encoding NADH-quinone oxidoreductase subunit B family protein produces MIKVPVNGNSLEREKLEKRIAQLCRFIGRSPWVFHVNSGSCNGCDIEIIAALTPRYDAERFGVKLVGSPRHADILLVTGPVTNQSLERVKLVYEQTPEPKIVIAVGACPTGGSVFYESPFTNAPLDRVIPVDVFVPGCPPRPEAILHGVVLALEKLALKIKGKLPEEGEDNE; encoded by the coding sequence ATGATCAAGGTTCCTGTCAATGGGAACTCATTGGAGCGGGAGAAGCTTGAGAAGAGGATTGCTCAGTTATGCCGATTCATAGGGCGCTCACCATGGGTCTTCCACGTGAACTCGGGGAGTTGCAACGGTTGCGACATCGAGATAATAGCCGCGCTGACGCCCCGCTATGATGCAGAGCGCTTCGGCGTTAAGCTCGTTGGTAGCCCAAGGCATGCCGACATCCTACTCGTTACCGGCCCGGTTACGAACCAGAGCCTCGAGAGGGTCAAGCTTGTATACGAGCAGACCCCCGAGCCGAAGATAGTCATAGCCGTTGGGGCGTGTCCAACCGGGGGTAGCGTCTTCTACGAGAGCCCCTTCACAAACGCCCCCCTCGACAGGGTAATACCCGTTGACGTCTTCGTTCCGGGTTGCCCGCCGAGGCCAGAGGCCATACTCCACGGCGTCGTCCTCGCGCTGGAGAAGCTGGCCCTTAAAATTAAGGGGAAACTTCCGGAGGAGGGTGAAGATAATGAGTGA
- a CDS encoding NADH-quinone oxidoreductase subunit C, whose translation MSDANPTTENVEAQREPTKEEKIAEMIKAKFPRAEVEVRENKWGRKRIGVSVSREDYKPLMEFLRELDPEAHYSIAIEEDLGEELGLATHLLILYEDAPGVSLIVKTKVPKEDPVLPDVSDVYPIALQFERECMEMIGLDFEGAPDKRRLFLPDDFPEDIYPLRLDEKGISEEIVKNAGHPYLLRRGST comes from the coding sequence ATGAGTGACGCTAACCCTACAACCGAGAATGTTGAGGCGCAGAGAGAGCCAACCAAAGAGGAGAAGATCGCCGAGATGATAAAGGCCAAGTTCCCGAGGGCTGAGGTCGAGGTCAGGGAGAACAAGTGGGGTAGGAAACGAATAGGGGTGAGCGTGAGCAGGGAGGACTATAAACCCCTCATGGAGTTCCTCAGGGAGCTGGATCCAGAGGCCCACTACTCCATTGCAATTGAAGAGGACCTTGGCGAAGAGCTGGGCCTAGCAACGCACCTCCTGATCCTCTATGAAGATGCCCCCGGCGTTTCGCTCATCGTGAAGACCAAGGTTCCCAAGGAGGACCCCGTTCTACCCGACGTCAGCGATGTATATCCTATAGCACTCCAGTTCGAGAGGGAATGCATGGAGATGATAGGGCTCGACTTCGAGGGTGCCCCGGACAAGAGGCGTTTGTTCCTTCCGGACGACTTCCCCGAGGATATCTACCCGCTCAGACTTGACGAAAAGGGCATAAGCGAAGAGATTGTGAAGAACGCCGGCCATCCGTATCTCCTCAGGAGGGGTAGCACATGA
- a CDS encoding proton-conducting transporter transmembrane domain-containing protein: MILPYLIIIPLLGAFSMPIVSLLGRRAREAWALLISGATLAVAVQVFRDVWNRGTIVYTLGAKSPFGMANFPIRIVWEVDKLGAIMVVIVAFVSFLAVLYSLEYMAHDTGLEKFYTLILILELGMLGIAITGDIFNFYVFLEIMSIASYALVAFRNDTWEAIEAGIKYMFVGSLASSFVLLGIALLYGQYGTLTMAYLAIKMAENPTIVAKVALALFLGGLLFKSGASPVHMWLADAHPAAPSSISAMLSGLVIKVGGIYAIARIIFSVFSPAVNLTTVGWIIIIFACITLIVGNAMAVIQTDMKRLLAYSSVGQIGYILLGLGIGLAAYGTKVGEIALAGAIYHTVNHALMKALLFLVAGAVIHELGTRNLNELSGLAKSMPKTTFAFLIGAAAIVGLPPLNGFASKWLIYESSALFNPVLGAIAIIGTAFCTAAYVRVLFTFFGKPSEKVIEAKEPGPAMLIPMFILVATIIIMGILPWQISEKFMIPAARALWDVFGYVAALMGVG, encoded by the coding sequence ATGATACTGCCGTACCTCATAATAATCCCCCTACTCGGAGCGTTTTCCATGCCTATAGTGAGCCTCCTCGGAAGGAGAGCAAGAGAAGCCTGGGCCCTGCTCATCAGCGGCGCAACTCTTGCAGTAGCCGTTCAGGTCTTCAGGGATGTCTGGAATAGGGGGACGATAGTCTACACGCTCGGTGCCAAGAGCCCCTTCGGCATGGCGAACTTCCCAATAAGGATAGTCTGGGAAGTGGACAAGCTTGGAGCAATCATGGTCGTCATAGTGGCCTTTGTGAGCTTTCTGGCGGTGCTATACTCCCTCGAGTATATGGCCCACGACACCGGGCTCGAGAAGTTCTACACCCTCATCCTTATCCTCGAGCTCGGCATGCTTGGTATAGCGATAACGGGCGATATCTTCAACTTCTACGTCTTCCTCGAGATAATGAGCATAGCCAGCTATGCCCTCGTCGCCTTTAGGAATGACACTTGGGAGGCCATTGAAGCGGGTATAAAGTACATGTTCGTTGGTTCCCTTGCCAGCTCCTTCGTCCTGCTCGGCATAGCTCTCCTTTACGGCCAGTATGGAACGCTGACGATGGCTTACTTGGCCATTAAGATGGCCGAGAACCCGACCATAGTGGCTAAGGTTGCCTTGGCGCTCTTCCTCGGAGGCCTGCTATTCAAGAGTGGTGCCTCACCCGTCCACATGTGGCTCGCCGATGCGCATCCAGCGGCCCCAAGTTCTATCAGCGCAATGCTGAGTGGGCTGGTTATAAAGGTTGGTGGCATATACGCAATAGCCAGAATTATCTTCAGCGTATTCTCTCCGGCAGTAAACCTCACGACCGTGGGCTGGATAATAATAATCTTTGCCTGCATAACCCTCATCGTGGGTAACGCCATGGCCGTTATCCAGACGGACATGAAGCGCCTCCTCGCTTACTCCTCGGTCGGGCAGATAGGCTACATACTCCTCGGCCTCGGTATCGGCCTAGCCGCCTACGGAACAAAGGTTGGCGAAATCGCCCTGGCTGGAGCCATCTACCACACCGTCAACCACGCCCTGATGAAGGCACTCCTCTTCCTTGTCGCTGGGGCCGTCATCCACGAGCTTGGCACGAGGAACCTCAACGAATTGAGTGGCTTAGCAAAGAGCATGCCCAAGACGACCTTTGCCTTTCTCATAGGTGCGGCCGCCATAGTCGGCCTACCTCCACTCAACGGCTTCGCCAGCAAGTGGCTCATCTACGAGAGCTCAGCACTGTTCAACCCAGTCCTCGGTGCCATAGCAATCATCGGAACGGCCTTCTGTACGGCAGCGTACGTTAGGGTGCTCTTCACCTTCTTCGGAAAGCCCAGCGAGAAGGTCATTGAGGCAAAGGAACCAGGCCCAGCAATGCTGATTCCAATGTTCATCCTAGTTGCGACAATAATTATCATGGGCATCCTCCCGTGGCAGATAAGTGAGAAGTTCATGATTCCTGCAGCTAGGGCACTCTGGGACGTCTTCGGATACGTAGCGGCCCTTATGGGGGTGGGATGA
- the mbhE gene encoding hydrogen gas-evolving membrane-bound hydrogenase subunit E: MKKTLAFLSLLVIFAALLLATHPDYGIKFGLGGDEWLRYRYTDEYYIEHGVEEVGGTNIVTDIVFDYRGYDTLGEATVLFTAIAGAVALLRPWRRDENE; encoded by the coding sequence ATGAAGAAGACACTGGCATTCCTTTCGCTACTCGTTATCTTTGCGGCCCTCCTACTAGCGACGCATCCCGATTACGGGATAAAGTTTGGCCTTGGCGGTGATGAGTGGCTTAGATATCGCTACACCGATGAGTACTACATAGAGCACGGCGTTGAAGAGGTTGGAGGAACGAACATCGTAACTGACATAGTGTTCGACTACCGTGGCTACGATACTCTCGGCGAAGCCACCGTTCTGTTTACGGCCATAGCCGGTGCCGTGGCCCTGCTAAGGCCCTGGAGGAGGGATGAGAATGAGTGA
- a CDS encoding cation:proton antiporter, which yields MIFFYATLMVGVAALLAVARLILGPSVPDRVVALDTLNTLVVAAMILLGAAYSRTIYIDIAIVYALLSYIGTLIIARYLQGGLA from the coding sequence ATGATATTCTTTTACGCCACACTCATGGTGGGAGTGGCGGCCCTCTTGGCCGTGGCCAGACTCATCCTCGGTCCCAGCGTCCCAGACAGAGTCGTGGCCCTCGACACACTCAACACCTTAGTGGTAGCCGCGATGATACTCTTGGGGGCTGCTTACAGCAGAACTATCTACATCGACATAGCCATCGTTTATGCCTTGCTCAGCTACATTGGAACGCTTATCATAGCCAGGTATCTTCAGGGGGGATTGGCGTGA
- the mnhG gene encoding monovalent cation/H(+) antiporter subunit G: protein MIEYVIYAFLTIAIAFNFLGSIALHRFPDVYTRLHGATKCTTFGTIFAVLAVVVHALNMLHKTGNPKYLQMALHSVVALVALLLTNPTGAHAIAKAAHLSGYLPKGAVVDAYLLKRKGGEE, encoded by the coding sequence GTGATAGAGTATGTGATCTATGCTTTCCTTACTATCGCCATCGCCTTCAATTTCCTAGGAAGTATAGCGCTCCACCGCTTCCCCGACGTTTACACGAGGCTTCATGGAGCTACAAAATGCACTACTTTTGGCACGATATTTGCCGTTCTGGCCGTTGTTGTCCACGCCCTCAATATGCTTCATAAAACGGGGAACCCCAAGTACCTGCAGATGGCCCTCCACAGCGTCGTTGCTCTCGTAGCACTGTTACTAACGAACCCAACGGGCGCTCACGCCATCGCCAAGGCGGCACACTTGAGCGGATATCTTCCCAAGGGGGCCGTCGTCGATGCTTATCTGTTGAAGAGGAAGGGGGGAGAAGAATGA
- a CDS encoding Na(+)/H(+) antiporter subunit B, which produces MSDMGLIVRTLARTTIPLIGIFGAYIVSHGHLTPGGGFQGGATIAGAGILFLVAFGLEEAKKRINKSLYSVLEGIGGLVFLGAAMLGLSVAFFYNILWHEGPFLNGQPGTLLSAGYLPIMNLAVGLKVFTGLVSALMAIALYRRWRK; this is translated from the coding sequence ATGAGTGACATGGGACTCATCGTGAGGACGCTTGCACGAACCACAATACCGCTCATTGGAATATTCGGCGCCTACATCGTCTCGCACGGCCACCTTACACCGGGTGGCGGCTTCCAGGGAGGGGCTACGATAGCCGGGGCTGGAATACTCTTCCTCGTCGCCTTCGGCCTTGAAGAGGCCAAGAAGAGGATAAACAAGAGCCTGTATTCAGTTCTAGAAGGGATAGGGGGCCTCGTGTTCCTCGGCGCCGCAATGCTTGGCCTGAGTGTGGCCTTCTTCTACAACATCCTCTGGCATGAAGGGCCTTTCCTCAACGGTCAGCCCGGAACTCTCCTCTCGGCTGGCTATCTGCCAATAATGAACCTCGCCGTCGGTCTCAAGGTATTCACCGGACTCGTCTCGGCGCTTATGGCAATAGCCCTCTACAGGAGGTGGCGAAAGTGA
- a CDS encoding 4Fe-4S binding protein has product MIKLPLLSTVLKNIAKRPATNLFPKTDPVPVPEDFRGKIIYHVDKCVGCRMCVMVCPAGVFIYLPEVRKVTLWLGRCVFCKQCVDVCPTRALEMSDEFLLATYDKYDKKLRWFTEEEIEEYKRKLEEQKKAKEVAKKS; this is encoded by the coding sequence GTGATAAAGCTTCCGCTCCTCTCAACGGTCTTAAAGAACATCGCCAAGAGGCCTGCAACTAACCTCTTCCCGAAAACGGACCCCGTCCCCGTTCCTGAAGATTTCAGAGGCAAGATTATCTATCACGTGGACAAGTGCGTTGGATGTAGAATGTGCGTCATGGTGTGCCCGGCGGGCGTCTTCATTTACCTACCGGAGGTCAGAAAGGTCACCCTGTGGCTTGGACGCTGCGTCTTCTGCAAGCAGTGCGTTGACGTCTGCCCGACAAGAGCCCTAGAGATGAGCGATGAGTTCCTCCTTGCAACCTACGACAAGTATGATAAGAAGCTCAGGTGGTTCACCGAAGAGGAAATCGAGGAGTACAAGAGGAAGCTAGAAGAGCAGAAGAAGGCCAAGGAGGTAGCAAAGAAGTCTTAA